In Perca fluviatilis chromosome 14, GENO_Pfluv_1.0, whole genome shotgun sequence, a genomic segment contains:
- the LOC120572899 gene encoding coxsackievirus and adenovirus receptor homolog yields the protein MFILTMPSTAAVCLLLLWPVASGTAADDLTVVTAHPGDDVILPCQANDSSIIAVEWTRPDLEPPKYVLYCSDGHCDPTHQHPSFKDRVDLVDRDLKDGDVSLILKNVSSNDNGTYECRVKLDSSRRKKRAIIDSEPIRTIRLQVQNSSPVGRYHGLAAGVPVGLILVAVAVVGVLMYKRHKNKRSGQPAADDDDDEALGDTLV from the exons ATGTTCATTCTCACCATGCCATCAACAGCAGCAGTGTGTCTCCTGCTGCTCTGGCCAGTGGCCTCAGGCACTGCAGCTGATG acCTGACTGTGGTAACAGCGCATCCTGGAGATGATGTCATTCTGCCATGTCAGGCCAATGATTCCTCCATCATAGCTGTAGAGTGGACCAGACCTGACCTGGAGCCACCAAAGTACGTCCTCTATTGCAGCGATGGACACTGTGATCCAACCCACCAGCATCCATCCTTTAAGGACAGGGTGGACCTGGTGGACAGAGATCTGAAGGACGGAGACGTGTCTTTAATTCTGAAGAATGTGAGCAGCAACGACAATGGGACATACGAGTGTCGAGTTAAACTAGATAGTTCAAGACGGAAAAAGAGAGCCATCATCGACTCTGAGCCAATCAGAACCATCCGTCTGCAGGTTCAAAACTCCTCTCCTGTAGGCCGATACCATGGACTGGCAGCAGGTGTTCCAGTTGGACTGATTCTTGTAGCTGTTGCAGTGGTTGGTGTCCTGATGTATAAAAGACATAAGAACAAGAGATCAGGACAAcctgctgctgatgatgatgatgatgaagcatTGGGCGATACGCTAGTCTGA
- the LOC120572602 gene encoding butyrophilin subfamily 2 member A2-like, with protein sequence MVRDASSENTDIDCVNVSIWTTHTLKSLCKNCLLSVSSCSDIKNVTAKPGEDVLLHCQAPRGADIKAIVWIRNDLKSNKYVFARNGNHTNGIYQLPSYRGRVTLSDPEMKDGDVSVVLKNVSVNDTGTYECRVGIKKGEEPKVYSTNKLTVPVSGHSAGDMKETRMKETRMEDKDGGKTPTTLWTDSS encoded by the exons ATGGTTAGAGACGCTTCCTCTGAGAACACAGACATAGATTGTG TAAATGTTTCCATCTGGACGACTCACACACTCAAGAGTCTCTGTAAGAACTGTCTGCTTTctgtttcttcttgttcagacaTAAAGAATGTCACAGCAAAGCCTGGAGAGGACGTCCTTCTTCACTGTCAGGCTCCCAGAGGTGCTGACATCAAAGCGATAGTGTGGATCAGAAATGACCTGAAGTCAAACAAATATGTCTTCGCCCGCAATGGAAACCACACAAATGGGATCTACCAGCTCCCCTCATATCGTGGTCGAGTGACCCTGAGTGACCCAGAGATGAAGGATGGAGATGTTTCTGTTGTTCTGAAGAACGTCAGCGTCAACGACACCGGAACATATGAATGTCGAGTTGGAATCAAGAAGGGAGAAGAACCTAAAGTCTACAGCACCAATAAGCTgaccgtcccagtctcag GTCACTCAGCTGGAGACATGAAGGAGACAAGGATGAAGGAGACAAGGATGGAGGACAAGGATGGAGGAAAAACACCAACGACATTATGGACTGATAGCAGCTAA